From Paenibacillus physcomitrellae, the proteins below share one genomic window:
- a CDS encoding SDR family oxidoreductase: MDNSYFLTDMSQEFAGQRALVTGGTKGIGKAIVQRLHAAGAEVIATARSHPDDLPEGVHFIQADVSSPAGTDKLIRETLERAGGLDILINNVGGSSTSTAGALALTDEDWLTTFNANLFSSVRLDRGFLPHMVKQQSGVIVHISSIQRRLPGNMTMPYSAAKAALVNYSKNLATQFGPDGIRINALAPGFTETEAAERLIERMAENAGTDYLTARQQLMDALGGIPLGRPARPEEVSELAAFLASGRSSYITGCEYVIDGGTIRTV; encoded by the coding sequence ATGGATAACAGTTACTTTTTAACGGATATGAGCCAAGAATTTGCAGGCCAACGTGCGCTTGTCACCGGCGGGACCAAGGGCATCGGCAAAGCGATCGTCCAAAGGCTGCATGCGGCAGGGGCGGAGGTTATAGCTACCGCGCGTTCGCATCCGGATGATCTGCCGGAAGGCGTTCATTTCATTCAGGCGGATGTCAGCAGTCCGGCCGGAACGGACAAGCTTATTCGGGAGACGCTGGAGAGAGCCGGCGGCCTCGATATTTTGATCAACAATGTCGGCGGATCTTCTACAAGCACCGCCGGTGCTCTGGCTTTGACGGACGAGGATTGGCTGACCACGTTTAACGCCAATTTATTTTCTTCGGTTCGGCTGGACCGCGGATTTCTGCCCCACATGGTTAAACAGCAAAGCGGGGTAATCGTCCATATCTCGTCGATTCAGCGCAGGCTGCCTGGTAACATGACTATGCCGTATTCGGCGGCCAAGGCGGCGCTGGTGAACTACAGCAAAAATCTCGCAACCCAATTTGGCCCTGACGGGATCCGAATCAATGCGCTGGCTCCCGGATTTACGGAAACGGAAGCGGCAGAACGTTTAATCGAACGAATGGCCGAAAATGCCGGAACCGACTACCTTACCGCCCGCCAGCAATTGATGGATGCGCTCGGGGGCATTCCTTTGGGACGTCCGGCCAGACCGGAAGAGGTCTCGGAATTGGCGGCGTTCCTGGCTTCCGGCAGGTCTTCTTACATTACGGGCTGCGAATACGTAATCGACGGCGGAACGATCCGGACCGTCTAA
- a CDS encoding helix-turn-helix transcriptional regulator, with amino-acid sequence MQISRLFQVIYILLEKGTVTANELAERFEVSVRTIYRDVEALSQAGIPIYTSQGKGGGISLSDRFILNKSLLSDTEQDEILFALQSLSAAQHPGYDDVLAKLSSLFMKNNASWIEVDFSSWGNERKQTEIFGLLKNAILGRKVISFTYYSASGEKRDRSAAPVKLLFKNRAWYFQGYCLEHMAMRTFKITRMSDVRLAGEQDGERPPMPDKMETVEHKVTLRLNFDAAAAYRVLDDFPEEEVSRLENGSFLVTTNMPAGEWLYDYLLSFGPLVQVAEPECIRSELIVRIKKMAEKYF; translated from the coding sequence ATGCAGATTAGCCGGTTGTTCCAGGTCATCTATATTCTGCTTGAAAAAGGAACCGTAACCGCCAATGAACTTGCTGAACGGTTCGAGGTTTCGGTCCGGACCATTTACCGGGATGTGGAGGCGTTAAGCCAGGCGGGAATCCCGATCTATACGAGTCAAGGCAAGGGCGGAGGGATCTCCCTCTCCGACCGGTTTATTCTGAACAAATCCCTGCTTTCGGACACGGAACAGGATGAAATTCTGTTTGCCCTGCAAAGCTTGTCGGCCGCGCAGCATCCCGGCTATGACGATGTGTTGGCCAAGCTGAGCAGCCTGTTTATGAAAAATAACGCCAGCTGGATTGAAGTAGACTTCTCTTCCTGGGGGAACGAGCGGAAGCAGACAGAAATTTTCGGCCTGCTGAAGAACGCCATTTTGGGAAGGAAGGTTATTTCTTTTACTTACTATAGCGCCTCCGGGGAAAAAAGAGACCGAAGCGCAGCGCCGGTGAAGCTGCTTTTTAAGAACAGGGCATGGTATTTCCAGGGATATTGTCTGGAGCATATGGCCATGAGAACCTTCAAAATTACCCGGATGTCGGACGTCCGGCTTGCTGGTGAACAGGACGGAGAAAGGCCGCCAATGCCTGACAAGATGGAGACGGTGGAACACAAGGTTACTCTGCGTTTAAATTTTGATGCCGCAGCGGCTTATCGGGTGTTGGATGATTTTCCGGAAGAAGAGGTTTCCAGACTCGAAAACGGTTCCTTTCTGGTCACAACCAACATGCCTGCAGGCGAATGGCTTTATGATTATCTGCTTTCATTCGGGCCGCTGGTGCAGGTAGCCGAGCCGGAATGTATCCGGTCAGAGCTGATTGTCCGCATCAAGAAGATGGCTGAAAAATATTTTTAG
- a CDS encoding GNAT family N-acetyltransferase — translation MITRSKNLVIRSLEEQDDLLLSRWLSDPAVLEYYEGRDRPHDVALVREHFYQDREEITGCIIRHYGRDIGYMQVYEIEEAERKLYGYADLQEVIYGMDQFIGEPDCWNRGLGTELVDAMVAYLAEERKASRIVMDPQAWNARAIRVYEKCGFVKKRLLPQHEWHEGEFRDCWLMEYEANKAV, via the coding sequence ATGATCACCCGTTCAAAAAATCTCGTAATCAGAAGCCTGGAGGAACAAGACGATCTTCTTCTCAGCAGGTGGCTCAGTGATCCGGCGGTACTGGAATATTATGAAGGCCGGGACCGGCCGCATGATGTGGCTTTGGTGAGGGAGCATTTCTATCAAGACAGGGAGGAAATCACGGGTTGCATCATCCGGCATTACGGGCGGGACATCGGCTATATGCAGGTCTATGAAATCGAGGAAGCGGAGCGCAAGCTCTATGGGTACGCGGATCTTCAGGAAGTCATCTATGGCATGGATCAGTTTATCGGGGAACCGGATTGCTGGAACCGGGGACTGGGCACGGAGTTGGTCGATGCGATGGTTGCCTATCTGGCGGAAGAGCGTAAAGCCTCCAGGATCGTGATGGATCCGCAGGCCTGGAATGCAAGGGCGATAAGGGTTTACGAGAAATGCGGATTTGTGAAAAAGCGGCTTCTGCCGCAGCATGAATGGCACGAAGGGGAATTCAGGGACTGCTGGCTGATGGAATATGAAGCGAACAAGGCGGTTTAG
- a CDS encoding GNAT family N-acetyltransferase, whose protein sequence is MLIRILQQEDAAAYRKLRLEGLLNSPDAFGSTYEREAAFSLDQFIERVTPTPDKFVLGAFLEKETTPGTEGELAGIVTFIRETGFKTAHKGHIVGMCVAAEARGQGIGNKLLLALIDQTSRLPGLEQLQLTVVAGNDAAKRMYLSAGFQVFGVERRALKAGDRHMDEEWMVLHLISD, encoded by the coding sequence ATGCTTATAAGAATTTTGCAACAAGAAGATGCTGCCGCTTACCGGAAGCTGCGCCTGGAGGGGCTGCTGAACAGCCCGGATGCGTTTGGTTCAACCTATGAACGCGAGGCGGCGTTCTCCTTGGATCAGTTCATTGAACGGGTTACGCCAACCCCGGACAAATTTGTGCTGGGCGCTTTTCTGGAGAAGGAAACGACGCCGGGCACGGAGGGAGAGCTGGCCGGAATCGTCACCTTTATAAGGGAAACGGGCTTTAAGACCGCTCATAAAGGACATATTGTCGGGATGTGCGTAGCTGCTGAAGCCAGGGGACAAGGAATTGGCAACAAACTGCTGCTGGCGCTCATTGACCAAACCTCCCGGCTTCCCGGGCTAGAGCAGCTGCAGCTAACCGTTGTGGCAGGCAATGATGCCGCCAAACGGATGTATTTATCCGCCGGCTTTCAGGTGTTCGGCGTGGAGCGGCGGGCTTTAAAGGCCGGGGATCGGCACATGGATGAGGAATGGATGGTTTTGCATTTGATTTCTGATTAG
- a CDS encoding tetratricopeptide repeat protein yields the protein MNINENLEKAIGLRQSGNPAEAKTLLEQLLRQEPVNASVWYQCAWTHDVMGLEKEAVPFYEKALELGLGGEEREGALLGLGSTYRTLGLYNEAERLFAQANLEYPENKEFQVFRAMVKYNLKAYSEGMELLLKLLAETSADPGIQAYKRAILFYADKLDERWD from the coding sequence ATGAATATCAATGAGAATCTGGAGAAGGCGATCGGGCTCCGGCAGTCTGGCAACCCAGCGGAGGCCAAAACGCTGCTGGAGCAGCTGCTGCGGCAGGAGCCTGTAAATGCCTCGGTGTGGTATCAATGCGCCTGGACCCATGATGTGATGGGGCTGGAGAAAGAGGCGGTGCCATTTTACGAGAAAGCTTTAGAGCTGGGCTTAGGCGGGGAAGAAAGGGAAGGGGCGCTGCTCGGACTCGGCAGCACTTACCGGACGTTGGGTTTATATAATGAGGCCGAGCGGCTTTTTGCACAAGCGAACCTGGAATACCCGGAGAACAAAGAATTTCAAGTCTTCCGGGCGATGGTGAAATACAATCTCAAAGCCTATAGCGAGGGAATGGAGCTGCTGCTGAAGCTGCTCGCCGAAACCAGCGCCGATCCGGGCATTCAGGCTTACAAGAGAGCCATTCTTTTTTATGCGGACAAACTGGACGAGCGCTGGGATTAA